A genomic segment from Acidobacteriota bacterium encodes:
- a CDS encoding insulinase family protein → MNRIRSLAVAALLLAAPVTVVLAAGSKSAVPSVPLTTFTLDNGLKVVLSEDHAFPVIAYSIDYAVGSRAEPAGRSGFAHLFEHMMFQGTPNVGKGEYFKYVESNGGIFNGSTHEDYTNYYAELPAHRLELAIWLEADRMRSLAINAENLKNQQEAVKEEKRLGIDNQPYADALANQLTDVAFKNYANRHSTIGSFDDLNAASVKDVQDFFTTYYAPNNATLVLVGDFDPAEAKRLIVREFGSIPRQPSPIAVDSTEPPAGGEVRRAVKDVQAPTPGVVIAWRGPARSTTDYYALALLQGVLFEGNASRLYQDLVKGKEVAVSIQGDMGMPLGDYVEYRSPGLYGLFVIYKPSIDANGIVSEVQSEIDRIAKEGVPADELERAKVQFRSKVVRGLTSTLDRATRLGIYAAVDGDASRMTTDIPRFLDVSSSDIRQAAASFLVASNRVVIEIQPAPAGATPAAAGVKEAK, encoded by the coding sequence CAAGGTGGTGCTGTCCGAGGATCACGCCTTCCCCGTCATCGCCTACTCGATCGACTACGCGGTCGGATCCCGGGCCGAGCCCGCGGGGCGATCGGGGTTCGCGCATCTCTTCGAGCACATGATGTTCCAGGGGACCCCCAACGTCGGGAAGGGGGAGTACTTCAAGTACGTCGAGAGCAACGGCGGGATCTTCAACGGATCGACCCACGAGGACTACACGAACTACTACGCCGAGCTCCCCGCCCACCGGCTGGAGCTGGCGATCTGGCTCGAGGCCGACCGGATGCGCTCGCTCGCCATCAACGCCGAGAACCTGAAGAACCAGCAGGAGGCGGTGAAGGAGGAGAAGCGGCTCGGCATCGACAACCAGCCGTACGCCGACGCGCTCGCGAACCAGCTCACCGACGTCGCCTTCAAGAACTACGCGAACCGGCACTCGACGATCGGATCGTTCGACGACCTGAACGCGGCCTCGGTGAAAGACGTGCAGGACTTCTTCACCACGTACTACGCGCCAAACAACGCGACGCTGGTCCTCGTGGGCGACTTCGATCCCGCGGAGGCGAAGCGGCTCATCGTGCGGGAGTTCGGATCCATTCCGAGGCAGCCCTCCCCCATCGCCGTCGACTCGACCGAGCCCCCCGCCGGCGGCGAGGTGCGCAGGGCGGTCAAGGACGTCCAGGCGCCGACCCCCGGCGTGGTCATCGCGTGGCGGGGGCCGGCGCGGAGCACGACGGACTACTACGCCCTGGCGCTGCTTCAGGGGGTCCTCTTCGAAGGTAACGCTTCGCGGCTCTACCAGGATCTCGTCAAGGGGAAGGAAGTCGCGGTCTCCATCCAGGGGGACATGGGGATGCCCCTGGGCGACTACGTCGAGTACCGGAGCCCCGGCCTGTACGGCCTCTTCGTCATCTACAAGCCGTCGATCGACGCCAACGGCATCGTTTCGGAGGTCCAGTCCGAGATCGACCGGATCGCGAAGGAGGGGGTTCCGGCGGACGAGCTCGAGCGGGCGAAGGTGCAGTTCCGCTCGAAGGTCGTGAGGGGACTCACGTCCACCCTCGACCGCGCGACGCGGCTCGGCATCTACGCGGCGGTGGACGGCGACGCCTCGAGGATGACCACCGACATCCCCAGGTTCCTGGACGTCTCGTCCTCGGACATCCGTCAGGCGGCGGCGAGCTTCCTCGTCGCGTCGAACCGCGTGGTTATCGAGATCCAGCCGGCCCCGGCCGGCGCGACGCCGGCGGCCGCCGGCGTGAAGGAGGCGAAGTGA
- a CDS encoding insulinase family protein: MRVPPGAMTSIAAALLAAMPLSLAATPAPKAPAPLSGSPRPVKLPKIHDTMLPNGLLVRVVEDHRLPLVNMTLVLPFGTTSDPAGLPGICQVTADLLEEGTTSRTSRQIADELAAIGGSLTASAGPDSVTVSGSVLSEFVPRLASLLADEILNPSFPQAEVALRKANMKQELAQNRAQPAWLARQRFAGAVYGSSPYARTSPTDASIDAMERGAIAEFHRKMFVPGAAILVVVGDVEEAAALAEITAKLGSWKGGSVAAPRFPDPPAASARRILLVDRPGSVQSDIVVGTLGIRRTDPLYFPALMLDGVVGAGTASRLFLVLREEKGFTYDAHSEFRTRLRSGDWCAVTEVRTDVTKPALAEILKQLDRVRNETVDPSELTAAKTLATGIFTLQLERPAALSGLLAEQRFFGLPADELETYVAKIGAVTPEQVRDAAKSLCDTSRSAIVVVGDGEKVRAELESFGPVAVFDAEGNPKAAAH, from the coding sequence ATGCGCGTTCCCCCCGGGGCGATGACTTCGATCGCCGCGGCCCTTCTCGCGGCGATGCCTCTCTCCCTCGCGGCGACGCCCGCGCCGAAGGCCCCTGCACCGCTTTCCGGCTCGCCCCGACCGGTGAAGCTCCCGAAGATCCACGACACGATGCTGCCGAACGGCCTGCTCGTCCGCGTCGTCGAGGATCACCGGCTGCCGCTCGTGAACATGACCCTGGTCCTTCCGTTCGGGACCACATCGGATCCGGCCGGCCTCCCCGGCATCTGCCAGGTGACGGCGGACCTGCTCGAGGAGGGAACGACCTCGCGGACGAGCCGCCAGATCGCGGATGAGCTCGCCGCAATCGGAGGCTCCCTGACGGCGAGCGCGGGCCCCGACTCGGTCACCGTGTCCGGCTCCGTTCTCTCCGAGTTCGTCCCGCGGCTGGCCTCGCTCCTGGCGGACGAGATCCTCAACCCCTCGTTCCCGCAGGCCGAGGTCGCGCTCCGGAAGGCGAACATGAAGCAGGAACTCGCGCAGAACCGCGCGCAGCCCGCGTGGCTCGCCCGCCAGAGGTTCGCGGGCGCCGTGTACGGGAGCTCCCCCTACGCGAGAACCTCCCCCACCGACGCGTCGATTGACGCGATGGAAAGGGGGGCGATCGCCGAGTTCCACCGGAAGATGTTCGTGCCGGGAGCGGCGATCCTCGTCGTCGTCGGAGACGTCGAGGAGGCGGCGGCCCTCGCGGAGATCACCGCGAAGCTGGGGAGCTGGAAGGGAGGGTCCGTCGCCGCGCCTCGGTTCCCCGACCCTCCGGCCGCGTCCGCGAGGCGGATCCTCCTCGTCGACAGGCCCGGCTCGGTGCAATCCGACATCGTCGTCGGCACTCTCGGGATTCGCCGGACCGATCCTCTCTATTTCCCGGCTCTCATGCTCGACGGCGTCGTGGGGGCGGGGACCGCGTCCCGGCTCTTCCTCGTGCTCCGCGAGGAGAAGGGGTTCACCTACGACGCCCACAGCGAGTTCCGCACGCGCCTCCGGTCGGGAGACTGGTGCGCGGTCACCGAGGTGCGCACCGACGTCACGAAGCCCGCCCTGGCGGAGATCCTGAAGCAGCTGGACCGCGTGCGCAACGAGACCGTGGACCCCTCCGAGCTGACCGCTGCGAAGACGCTCGCCACGGGGATCTTCACGCTGCAGCTCGAGAGGCCCGCGGCCCTCTCCGGCCTCCTCGCCGAGCAGCGCTTCTTCGGGCTTCCGGCCGACGAGCTCGAGACGTACGTCGCGAAGATCGGCGCCGTTACGCCCGAGCAGGTGCGCGACGCCGCGAAGAGCCTCTGCGACACGTCCCGATCCGCCATCGTCGTCGTCGGGGACGGGGAGAAGGTCCGGGCCGAGCTCGAATCGTT